The Gadus macrocephalus chromosome 12, ASM3116895v1 genome segment aaccgGTGGCCGTCGGACCTTTGATCAGATTAATCTCCATCAACATAACAAGGACAGTTTGATTCAAAAGAAAATGCCTGATCTTTATGGTTATTTTGAAGTGGTGCATGGCCGAATATGTAGCCGATCAACACGTAGTACCATGGTGTGGTTTCATGTTGCCCAAACAAAGACAACTGGTTGATTCTGAAAGTGCGAGGGAAGTTATGTGTTCACATACGGATAGATATCGATATGCATAAGTTGATCACAGAAATATGATCTTAAACATTTTTCATCCAAAAATGTCAACAGAGTTTTTCGTGGAAACCAGCAAACGTTCCGTTAGGATTTGCTCGGTTCATTAACCTCAATCACAAACTCGTTAAACACCAGTGAAGCGTGTATGTGCTGAACACGGAGCGGCCTGTGGAGCTGTGACTGCAAAGAGACTGTGACAACATCTCAGCCACAGAGCAGTTACTACCAGATAAACCTGCTTCCACACcaacaacatacacacaggtcAATGGCTTCGGTGAGACGCAGACACTGAAAGGCACGAGCACACGGGCAAgtatgcaaacacgcacactaacacacacacttatgggattttgtgtttatgtgtcgtcaagtcagagagagagagagagcgagagagagagagagagagagagagagagagaggagagagagagagagagagagaggagagagagagagagagagagagagagagagagagagagagagagagagagagagagagagagagagagagagagagagagagagagagagagagagtgagagagagagagagagagacagagacagagacagagacagagacagagacagagacagagacagacagacagacaaacagatagagagagacagagacacagagagactgagagactgagagagtcagtgagacagaatgacagcaagagaaagagagagagaaacggaaaaacagacagagatagagagagagagataatagtAAAGATATGATTAATGCCACATCCTTTGGAAGCTGATAAATTTTCATGTCTCTATACTGGGGTCCACTTGCAACGATAAGGTTCACATTATTGAAGGTGAGGTATCTGAGTATATATGTGAATAGTTAGTTAATagttaatagtgtgtgtgtgtgtgtgtgtgtgtgtgtgtgtgtgtgtgtgtgtgtgtgtgtgtgtgtgtgtgtgtgtgtgtgtgtgtgtgtgtgtgtgtgtgtgtgtgtgtgtgtgtgtgtgtgtgtgtattgttcaCTGTTAACCTGCATAGCTCAGTCCCAAGTCCAAGCAGGCAGTAGGCTAGCGTTATAATTAATGATTATCACTCACCTAGGGCTAAGATAATGATGCCACTTTCAACTGTATCACGGCACAGTAAACAAACGACAAGTCGACACCAGTGAAGAGGCACATGGATTAGGATAAAGTGTAGTTTGGCAAAGTTATTCAGCATGGACGTGAACGGATCAACAGTTTGGCAAAGATGTGCATGTTTTATTAATGCTCTTGGTTTTTCCTCACCTGCTCAGAGACCACGCACCAACTTTATTTTCACAACCAATGAGATTTTTCATCGCTGAGAATGAATGGCACGCTGTGAACTGCGGATAACCTCTCAGTCGATCTCTGTTTACAAAAGTATGAGCCGGGCTCTATTGAATGTGAGCTCAAATATGGTTCACCGTGTCCTCCGTGTtggtttttttgtatttgtatttaaaaaaagggttcCACTGATAGACTAGAATGAACGCCCCCGTGTATATCTCACTTTAGACTGATTTACGATGAGTCGCTCTCAGGTGAATTCCGGTATCTCTTGTTGAGTTTAGTAGGCTTAGGTAAGAGTAATGCAACAAATTCTCTTTGAGGGAAGAAGTTCGGTTCAATAATGCGCTTTCTGGGAAAGCCCCAACCGAATCAGATCTGCAGCAGGAAAGAAAACGCAGAAGCTGTTTATGGAAATCGTTAGCAGCAACATTGAAAAGACTCACATAATGTAGGGTCCCCCACCTCACCACTGATCGAGACCCAATAAACAGGACTAAACACATTATGAATGGCAATGTGTTATAAGTCCGATCGCTTACCTGCCCCCACCTCCTACCATGTTTGGAATGATGGTCAGACCATGCAGCGTGCAATCACATTTATATACAGGATCGCTTCAATGGCTCTGAGGTGGAAACCCCGCCTGTGGGCAGTCCCTAGCGGAGGGATTATATTATAACAAGGAACGCGTGTCTCCGGAGACAAATCTCAATTCGGCTGCAACTACCTCACACTTAGTAGTGCTTCCTGACCCCTCCTACATGAGCTTTTTTTTTGCCCGAGACCAAGTGATCCTCCGTGTTCAGGAACCCTAAAGCGAGACACCTGCTGCGGTAGCATCAGTCTTACTCCGGCTTGTCATTTTGATTTAAACCAGCCGTAGCATCGCGGGGTTAAACAAGTGATCGGTACGGGAGGAGGATATTTGTTtgtggaaagaaaaaaaaaaaacaaaagcaatgaAACTTGAAGTTTTCTCCGCCAGCCACCACTTCGTCACCAAGCCGATGGAGTTGTGCATGGACGCCGAGGGGAACGTCCCCTCCCCGCTGTCCGGAGACGAGCTGGGCTCTGATGGAGACTGCGTCGCCAACAGCCCGGCACCTGTCGCCCAAGGCGGAGATGTCAAGGGAAAGCCGTACACCCGGAGACCCAAGCCCCCTTACTCCTACATCGCTCTCATCGCCATGGCCATCCGGGACTCGAACAGCGGTCGCCTCACCTTGGCGGAGATCAACGACTACCTcatgaagaagttccccttttTCCGAGGCAGTTACACCGGCTGGCGCAACTCGGTGCGTCACAACCTGTCGCTGAATGACTGCTTCCTCAAAGTGCTGCGGGACCCCTCCAGGCCCTGGGGGAAGGACAACTACTGGATGCTGAACCCGCACAGTGAGTACACCTTTGCCGACGGGGTGTTCCGACGCAGGAGGAAGCGCATAAGCAAGAGGAACCCGAAGGAGCACGAAAGAGACCCTGAAGCGCACACTTCAAGCGATGACATGCGCATCCCCGTTCCAGTTGGCTTACCGCCCGCCCGGGAGGAGAAGGCGGAAGCCAAGTTTTCCAGCTCCTTCGCGATCGACAGCATCCTCAGCACACCGTTCAAACGAAGAGAGGATAGCCGCCAAACGATCGGGAACGTCAGCACCGATCTCCGGCTCTACTGGCCGGTCGAGGCCCACGCAATACCGTGCGCAGCTCACTACCAGACGGGAGGCGGTCCAACCCAGCACCCGTACCACCGGTACAGCCTGGCGGAGGCCGCTTACAGCACAGAGAGGAGCCGGGACGCGCTCACTTACCTCCAGCTGACGTCACAGGCCATGCCAAACTCAGTGACATTCTCATCTCTGAAGATGCCCAAAGCCCGGGGCGGCAGCTTTCTGATCGACTCTTTGCTCTCATAAAGTTTACACAACGGACAAAAGTTACGACCTGCATCTCGCATATGCATGTGCACTTTTGTTGGACGCCTCCCAGTTTTAGTGCTTAGGCTTAATGATTTTGGACTCTATATCATAATTGTATGTTTCAACAATAGTGGCCTATCTTTGTAGTGGTTAAAATTTAAGCAAAGTGTGAGGCATTTGCAGGTCATACAGCTGCGTGTGCATCCATGCGAATGTGTGAAAGTGATATTTTCATGGTTCAATGGTCATTTCTACTGtacgaaggcaaaaaaaaagttgcgaaatgttgaaatatatatatagatagatataaatatctatctatatatatgatcTATTTATAATGCATTGTTTTCGTTTGACATGGCGCATCAGATATTGTACAAATCTGTTTTGAGTGGGCTGTAAATATGTGGCCAATGGCTCAACAAGATGAGCCTGAAAATGCTATTTTACCTGATATTGATTCAAGCATgtgttattttattaataaagatgtgacAAGTGGAATCAAGTTCACTATGGCTGTCTTTATGGTGCTAACGAGCACTGTCACATTCTTCTCTCCTTGGATTTTCGACCAAATAATCAATTGTCCTACATTCCAGACATCTTCAAAAAGACTCACGAAGAATAAACCTGTTAGAACATGTTGAATTTATTCAgcatttaaatgtattcaaaatAGGTTTTAATGTTACATTCATTTCAGGATTCCTGGCTATGagcaaatatacaaatatatgtcAATGGTTTGAATATTAATTGGCTAATAGTGTTGTCGTTGGAGACTTaaaattaaagttaattaatAAGATGGAAAAACCCAAAGTAAAATATTAATTCATTCAGGGAATTAGGCATAGCctttttttgatttatttttacaaataaGTAAAATCCCGGGCTAGCCTGAATGTCCATTCTATTTAGGTTTTAGAAAGACTTTCTGACAGAGGATCAGGAACCAGGGGGGTATTTGTTACCGGAAGACGGCCTAATTGGACTGTGGTTAATTTTGTCATGAGCTCTCCGCGGTCCTGAAACCAACCCCTGTGCGTCACACACGCCTCGCGGAGGTCACCTCGCCTCAATGGTCCTGCAAAATATTAAGTATCGGAAACAAGCGCTTCTCATTGGGTATTCAATTATTGCTAAAAAAATATAGCTAGGCCGATAGTATAATAAAAGTTAACCAAAGATTAATATGATCAAAGTTAAGAAAACCAAATAGCCTATGGATACCGTGCTTTGTTTAACTATTTGGTTTGTATTTTATTCTAGGACGCTCCACTTCATGCGTCGATTGAAACATCGATTGAAAGGAGGAATTCAATTGCATATCTATTCTTTCTGATATCTGCTATATATCAATACCCCTACATCACATTTTGCTCTGCATTAAAAAGCGAGAGTAGCAAACTTAAACTTATCTGCTGCACGGcctaaataaaatacttttgttGAACATGATTCGGTATTTCAAAAGGCCTTGTGACGCAGGTGAGCTAATAATAACACATAaggccaatatatatatatatatatatatatatatatatattggactTATGTGTTATTATTAGCTCACCTGCGTCACAAGGCCTTttgaaatacatatatatatatatatatatatatatatatatatatatatatatatatatatatatatatatatatatatatatatatgtatatatatatatatatatatatatatatatatatatatatatatatatatatatatatgtatatatatatatatatatgtatatatatatatatatatatatatatatatatatatatatgtatatatatatatatatatatatatatatatatatatatatatatatatatatatatatatatatatatatataatagaatAGAATGTACATCCAGAAATACAATAACCGATACTGAAAAAAATGATATTGGACAAAAATGTCCAAACAGGGGATACCGACACGCGTTACTCGTGCAACATGCGTGTAAGGTCAATACTAAATCAGTATAAGATTTTTCGGGaatttttcaaatgcatttgaaCCATTTGAAATGCTCGCAGTAGTCTTGGGAACCATGAAGAATGTAAGCAATGCAATGATCTGCCTCCAGTCAGACAGGTGACAGGTGACTAAATGTTTAGTTTTTTCAGGGACAATGCTGCGACCTGCAGGTGAAACGACAGAACACACCTGTGTGTTTCCATAGGCCCAGCCGGTGAAAACCGTTCTTTGCTATTTCCTCAACCCCGCGTTGCAGAGCATTTCTCTCGAGACTGTGCAGTTTTGAATATCAGCACGTCAATGTTACTCTCCAAACTGGATCTGTTTTATATCTGTTTATAATATAATTTAGCTGGAATGCATATCATCCTAGAGATATGCGCAACGAGGCCAAATTGAATAACAGCTAGCCTAATAATTCCTTCTGTTATGAAGCCAAAGGTTTGGGCGCACACAATGTTAGGAAGTCCAAACAGTCGGCTGCTCCAGCCCGCTGAACCGCGCGTGACCTTGTTGTCCCGGAGCAGGGGCCCCCGAAGTACCCTGCTACTGGGCCACACTCTGAGGACGATGCTCATGAAAACCATGAAAAGCGTGCCTATTTGTTATGTCTTACATATGTGAAAACATAGTTAAATGCATGTACAGGACTGCATGATAACACATTTTAAACGTTGGCCCAAATcaagataaaaaatattttgcGATACAAAGGCAGAATTACCTATATTTGTGCAATCAAAACAAATTACTACAGACTATGGAATTTATTGGTATTGGTTTGTTAAGGAGATATTCAGACGTAAACATCCTACAAAGATAAAGACCTATTCTATGGGTTTATCGGTTTactttgtattgtattcaatgaaaaataatataGACTTTGTTAATCAAAGATAGACCTAAAATATGCAATGATCTGAAATAAATCagtgtaaaaatatataaataaggaAGCAAATATAGAAGAAAAGCGAGAAAATAAAATTGTGATGTGATGATACAGCACATAAAGCAAACAAAATTGTTAAAACAATAGCATGCCATTCTGACGTAGGATACAATAGCCTACTTTGTACGGACAAATAACGAGCAGTATGATAACTATTTTTTAGTGGTTTACGTGTTATACGCTTCCAGGTATGTTAAAGGTCACATTGAGAGGGGATAACTGTTGGTGCGCATAAAGAGCGTCATGCGTACAAGCGCTAGACTGTCTTCAAAGCCCTCTCAGGCGGAACAAGTTTCCTTCTCGGGCGGCCGAGGCGTCCAGATCTCAGCGGGGGTCATACGTTTTGATGTTGCAGGAAATACTGGGGCTTTAAGGTCCTCAAACTTCTCTGTGTCACAGTGGAAAATGATTTTATCCCCACATCCTTCCTACAGACATTACCGTTGATGGTCATTGTTTGAAAAACCTCTGGGCTATATCTAAACTTAAAAGGCCGTGTCGGTGGCACTGCCACGCgtcagcacgcacacacacacacacacacacacacacacacacacacacacacacacacacacacacacacacacacacacacacacacacacacgcaagcacacacacgtacacacacacacacacacacacacacacacacacacacacacacacacacacacacacacacacacacacacacacacacacacacacacacacacacacacacacacacacaaagtcacacacaaaaacaaacacgttgCAATGTTGATAATGCTGATgatccaacaacaacaacaacaacatcaaaaatatagcagcaacaacaacaacaacgcatatataataataataataataataataataataataataataataataataataatataataacataataataataataataataataataataataataataataacaataataacaattgaTATTAATGATAATGGTAATCATAATAACAAATGTTACGCAAAATGTTCATAACATTTTAATTTCACCTTTGGTAGCCTAAATGTTATTGTAAAGAATGGTTAAGGCTAAACGTAACAGGAAGAGCGTAAACAAAACTGTTATCTAAATGGTCTGCTGCAAGGATAGACAGACCTTTGCCGCGTCTGTTGATATTCACTTTATTGGTTATATAATCCATCATGTTCGACAAATCTTTGTGTGATGTGTCCATCGGGGAGGAAACTGTCGACGCTCGCTCGCCTAATTTCTGTTTTTTCCCTCTAATGAACGTGGGGCCCATGGGGCCGGCTCCAGCCCGAGGCGGTAAACTGACACTGGGGCACTGTGTGTGGTATCCAGGGCCGAACTTGATGGAAAAAGCCTGCTTCCACTCATGTCAAAGTCATTTACTCAAAGCAACCCCccgcttacacacacatgcagcacgGCTAAAGACAAgcacctctccatctctcccactcctctcccCAGACCAGCAGTACGACACTTGGTTTTTTGCTCCGAACGAGTTCAAGAGGAAATTATAaccaacataacataacattctTATCAAATTGAGAAACACGTGTTTAGTCCTAAAGTTATACATTGTGCACCCAATCTGCGTAAATTAAAATGATATCCCTTTTTGGCTTTTGTTTAGCCTTCTGAACCATCGGTGCATTTGCCTGATAGAGTATGCTCATTACTTAATGTCAACTCGATGTTTCCGTTGTTAGGGGGCATTTGTTTTAAATCGTGATTTcttggagagagaaaaaaagaaagaaaaagaaccACGTTTGTATCTTTGTTGCGCGGCGTGTGGCGCTGTTGATTACAATGTCTGGCGGGGCTTTGATAGATCACCTAATAGCGTGTAGCTCGAAAAGCGAGCTCGGGATACATAtggaggggtaggaggagggggaacatggggagggggaggaggtagcGTAGGCCAGATTGGGCGATGGGTAGGGAGGGAAGGGGCTCACCGACGTCACTGAGTTCGGGGGAAATTCACAGACGGCGGAGAGTGTGGACAAGGCGGGGGGTCTCTGAAAAAAGGGGGGAGACAGATTTATTAAATGATAGGTGGTCGGGCAGTGTTTGGCTGGACTCCGCCACGCACTAGGTCGAGAGGTCTTCATGTTTCCCCTCACTTTTGGGATTAAGACTGGCGATGGCCGCCCGGTGCGACGTCCAGATACAATTTAGCGCCGCTGTGACACTCATCGGATTCCCTGTTGTTGTAGCCTGGATACCAACTCTTCAcggtcctcccctctctcgcaCTCGCGCTCTCCCTCTGACAGTGCGTGCTCGGCGTGCACCCGCTGCGTATGCGTAACAGGAGAGTCCTGTGTAGCGACGGGAGATCCCACTCCATTCTTTTGAGACCCACGATGAAGACGCATGCAAGGATTTTCCTTTTTTGACAATCGAATAGTGAATATTTTATCTATATACCCCACGaccccactcactctctctcgtatTTGTCCCCCTTTCGGACGTCACTAGTAAGCTACGCCTATCGTGCGTCAGAGCTGACATGACGACCGAAGTCCCTCAGCAGCAGCTGGACCCTCCAGCAGCACCACTGAGATCCAGCCCGTCATCCGGCGTCCTTCATCCGACCATGCTTAGCCAACATGACGCCACGGAAAGCTCGTCAACCGCCGTCAAGGGGAAAAAGGCCAGCTCCGGGCTGCGGCGGCCGGAGAAGCCCCCCTACTCATACATTGCGCTCATCGTGATGGCGATACAGAGCTCCCCCACCAAGAGACTGACTCTCAGTGAGATTTATCAGTTTCTCCAGGCTCGGTTCCCCTTCTTCAGGGGCTCCTACCAGGGCTGGAAAAACTCGGTCAGGCACAATCTTTCGCTCAACGAGTGCTTCATTAAGCTGCCCAAGGGACTGGGTAGACCCGGGAAAGGTCACTACTGGACTATCGATCCGGCCAGTGAGTTCATGTTCGAAGAAGGTTCGTTTCGCCGCAGACCAAGAGGATTCAGGAGGAAATGTCAAGCCCTGAAGCCCATGTATCGCATGATGAACGGCATCGGCTTTGGTGCCTCCATCATCCCTCAGAGTTTCGATTTCCAGGCCCCGTCCGCCACCTTCGCGTGCCACAGCAACGGTTATAATTTGGATATGATGAGCAACTCGATGGCCGGGGGGTACGACGGCTTGAGCGGCGGCCACCATGTTCCCCACATGTCCCCCAGCCCTGGGTCCACGTACGTGGCCAGCTGCCCCGTGCCATCAAATGGTGAATACGGACCGGACAGCAGCAGTAGTCCAGTGCC includes the following:
- the foxq1b gene encoding forkhead box protein Q1b translates to MKLEVFSASHHFVTKPMELCMDAEGNVPSPLSGDELGSDGDCVANSPAPVAQGGDVKGKPYTRRPKPPYSYIALIAMAIRDSNSGRLTLAEINDYLMKKFPFFRGSYTGWRNSVRHNLSLNDCFLKVLRDPSRPWGKDNYWMLNPHSEYTFADGVFRRRRKRISKRNPKEHERDPEAHTSSDDMRIPVPVGLPPAREEKAEAKFSSSFAIDSILSTPFKRREDSRQTIGNVSTDLRLYWPVEAHAIPCAAHYQTGGGPTQHPYHRYSLAEAAYSTERSRDALTYLQLTSQAMPNSVTFSSLKMPKARGGSFLIDSLLS
- the foxf2b gene encoding forkhead box protein F2, encoding MTTEVPQQQLDPPAAPLRSSPSSGVLHPTMLSQHDATESSSTAVKGKKASSGLRRPEKPPYSYIALIVMAIQSSPTKRLTLSEIYQFLQARFPFFRGSYQGWKNSVRHNLSLNECFIKLPKGLGRPGKGHYWTIDPASEFMFEEGSFRRRPRGFRRKCQALKPMYRMMNGIGFGASIIPQSFDFQAPSATFACHSNGYNLDMMSNSMAGGYDGLSGGHHVPHMSPSPGSTYVASCPVPSNGEYGPDSSSSPVPSSPAMASALDGHSQYAGTSAHWASGGGAPYIKQQPLASSSSASSGLHSGMSPYSLEQSYIHQNARDTHASDLSVGIPRYQSHSSVCDRKDFLLNFNGISSFHPSTSGSYYHHHHHHHHQSVCQDIKPCVM